A genomic region of Ursus arctos isolate Adak ecotype North America unplaced genomic scaffold, UrsArc2.0 scaffold_8, whole genome shotgun sequence contains the following coding sequences:
- the KDM3A gene encoding lysine-specific demethylase 3A isoform X1, whose protein sequence is MVLTLGESWPVLVGKRFLSLSAADGSDDGHDSWDVERVAEWPWLSGTIRAVSHTDVTKKDLKVCVEFDGESWRKRRWIEVYSLLRRAFLVEHNLVLAERKSPEISERVVQWPAIVYKSLLDKAGLGSITSVRFLGDQQRVFLSKDLLKPIQDVNSLRLSLMDNQNVSKEFQALIVKHLDESHLLQGDKNLVGSEVKIYSLDPSTQWFSATIVNGNPASKTLQVNCEEIPALKIVDPSLIHVEVVHDNFVTCGNSTRIGAVKRKSSENSGSLVSKQAKSCSEASPSMCPVQSVPTTVFKEILLGCTAATPPSKDPRQQSTPQAANSPPNLGAKIPQGCHKQILPEELSSCLNTKPEILRTKPDIVCKVGLLSSKFSQNGTGDLKPLSEPKGSCTQLKTNTDKEDKMESVSPSSAGLPRECLPIKPSTAELEIASTPELQKHLEYTPSTSDVLSNKPEEKAGVSSNSPNSCVEKKIEPSTLGCRSQNLKESSVKIDNESCCTRSNNKIQNAPSRKSVLTDPAKLKKLQQSGEAFVQDDSCVNIVAQLPKCRECRLDSLRKDKEQQKDSPVFCRFFHFRRLQFNKHGVLRVEGFLTPNKYDSEAIGLWLPLTKNVVGTDLDTAKYILANIGDHFCQMVISEKEAMSTIEPHRQVAWKRAVKGVREMCDVCDTTIFNLHWVCPRCGFGVCVDCYRMKKKNCQQGAAYKTFSWLRCVKSQIHEPENLMPTQIIPGKALYDVGDIVHSVRAKWGIKANCPCSNRQFKLFSKPASKEDIKQTSFAGEKPTLGAVFQQNPLVLEPVPVAGEAASKPASSMKPACPASTSPLNWLADLTSGNVNKENKEKQPTMPILKNEIKCLPPLPPLSKSSTVLHTFNSTILTPVSNNNSGFLRNLLNSSTGKTENGLKNTPKILDDIFASLVQNKASSDLSKRPQGLTIKPSILGFDTPHYWLCDNRLLCLQDPNNKSNWNVFRECWKQGQPVMVSGVHHKLNTDLWKPESFRKEFGNQEVDLVNCRTNEIITGATVGDFWDGFEDVPNRLKNEKEPMVLKLKDWPPGEDFRDMMPSRFDDLMANIPLPEYTRRDGKLNLASRLPNYFVRPDLGPKMYNAYGLITPEDRKYGTTNLHLDVSDAANVMVYVGIPKGQCDQEEEVLKTIQDGDSDELTIKRFIEGKEKPGALWHIYAAKDTEKIREFLKKVSEEQGQENPADHDPIHDQSWYLDRSLRKRLHQEYGVQGWAIVQFLGDVVFIPAGAPHQVHNLYSCIKVAEDFVSPEHVKHCFWLTQEFRYLSQTHTNHEDKLQVKNVIYHAVKDAVAMLKASESSFGKP, encoded by the exons CTTTCTGGGAGATCAACAAAGAGTATTTCTTTCTAAAGACCTTCTGAAGCCTATACag GATGTTAACAGTCTTCGACTTTCCCTTATGGATAATCAGAATGTCAGTAAAGAATTTCAAGCTTTGATTGTGAAACATTTGGATGAAAGCCATCTTTTACAAG gtgaCAAAAACTTAGTTGGTTCAGAAGTAAAAATTTATAGCTTGGACCCATCTACTCAGTGGTTTTCTGCAACCATTGTAAATGGAAACCCAGCATCAAAAACTCTGCAAGTCAACTGTGAGGAG attccagCTCTGAAAATTGTCGATCCATCGCTGATTCATGTCGAAGTTGTACATGATAACTTTGTGACATGTG gTAATTCTACAAGAATTGGAGCTGTAAAACGCAAGTCTTCTGAGAATAGTGGAAGTCTAGTTTCCAAACAAGCAAAATCTTGTTCTGAG GCCTCTCCCAGTATGTGTCCTGTACAGTCTGTTCCCACAACAGTTTTTAAGGAGATACTGCTTGGCTGTACTGCTGCAACTCCGCCGAGTAAGGACCCGAGGCAGCAGAGCACTCCCCAGGCTGCCAACTCTCCACCTAATCTTGGCGCAAAAATTCCTCAAGG aTGTCATAAACAGATTTTACCAGAAGAACTTTCGTCCTGTCTCAatacaaagcctgaaatactgaGAACAAAACCAGACATTGTCTGCAAAGTAGGATTGCTGTCTTCAAAGTTCTCCCAGAATGGAACGGGAGACTTAAAACCCCTTAGTGAACCAAAAGGTAGCTGTACCCAGCTGAAGACCAACACTGATAAGGAAGACAAAATGGAATCTGTTTCTCCGTCATCGGCTGGCCTTCCTAGGGAGTGCTTACCTATAAAGCCTTCCACAGCAGAGCTGGAAATTGCCAGTACTCCTGAACTGCAGAAGCACCTAGAATATACACCTTCTACATCTGATGTCCTTTCTAATAAGCCAGAAGAGAAAGCAGGTGTCAGTAGTAATAGCCCTAATAGTTGTGTGGAAAAGAAGATAGAACCTTCAACTTTAGGATGCCGGTCACAGAATTTGAAGGAATCTTCGGTAAAAATAGATAATGAAAGCTGTTGTACAAGAAGCAACAATAAAATCCAGAACG CCCCCTCCCGGAAGTCGGTTTTGACAGACCCAGCCAAACTCAAGAAGCTGCAGCAGAGCGGGGAGGCCTTTGTACAGGATGACTCCTGCGTGAACATTGTCGCGCAGCTGCCCAAGTGCCGGGAGTGCCGCTTGGACAGCCTCCGCAAGGATAAGGAGCAGCAGAAAGACTCGCCTGTGTTTTGTCGCTTCTTTCACTTCAGGAG GTTACAGTTCAACAAACATGGTGTGTTGCGGGTAGAAGGCTTCTTAACACCAAACAAGTACGACAGTGAAGCAATTGGCTTGTGGTTGCCTTTAACCAAAAATGTTGTGGGGACTGATTTGGACACTGCAAAGTATATCCTGGCCAATATTGGAGACCACTTCTGTCAAATGGTGATTTCTGAAAAGGAAGCTATGTCAACTATTGAGCCACACA gACAGGTTGCTTGGAAGCGAGCTGTCAAAGGTGTTCGGGaaatgtgtgatgtgtgtgaCACCACCATCTTCAACCTACACTGGGTGTGTCCTCGGTGTGGGTTTGGAGTGTGTGTGGATTGCTACCGGATGAAGAAGAAGAATTGCCAACAAG GTGCTGCCTACAAGACTTTCTCTTGGCTCAGATGTGTGAAGAGTCAGATACATGAACCAGAGAACCTGATGCCTACACAAATCATTCCTGGGAAAG cCCTCTATGATGTTGGAGACATCGTTCATTCTGTGAGAGCAAAATGGGGAATAAAAGCAAATTGTCCCTGTTCAAATAGGCAGTTCAAACTCTTCTCAAAGCCAGCCtcaaaggaagacataaaacag ACTTCTTTCGCTGGAGAAAAACCTACTCTTGGTGCCGTGTTCCAGCAGAATCCCTTGGTATTGGAGCCAGTGCCTGTGGCTGGGGAAGCCGCTTCCAAGCCAGCCAgcagcatgaagcctgcttgtcCAGCCAGCACATCTCCCTTAAACTGGCTGGCAGACCTGACTAGCGGGAATGTCAACAAGGAAAACAAGG aAAAACAACCAACGATGCCAATTCTAAAGAATGAAATCAAAtgccttccacccctcccccctttgaGCAAATCCAGCACAGTCCTCCACACCTTTAACAGCACAATTTTAACACCTGTAAGCAACAACAATTCTGGTTTCCTCCGAAATCTCTTGAATTCCTCTACAGGAAAG ACCGAAAATGGACtgaaaaatacaccaaaaatcCTTGATGACATCTTTGCCTCTTTGGTGCAAAATAAGGCTTCCTCTGATTTATCTAAGAGGCCTCAAGGACTGACTATTAAGCCCAGCATTCTGGGCTTTGACACTCCTCACTACTGGCTGTGTGATAATCGCTTGCTGTGCCTCCAGGATCCCAACAACAAGAGCAACTGGAATGTGTTTAGGGAGTGCTGGAAACAAGGACAG CCAGTGATGGTGTCAGGAGTGCATCATAAATTGAACACTGACCTTTGGAAACCCGAATCCTTCAGGAAAGAGTTTGGGAACCAGGAAGTCGACCTAGTCAACTGTAGGACCAATGAAATCATCACAGGAGCCACAGTAGGAGACTTCTGGGATGGATTTGAAGATGTTCCAA ACcgcttgaaaaatgaaaaagaaccaatGGTGTTGAAGCTTAAGGACTGGCCACCAGGAGAGGATTTTAGAGATATGATGCCTTCCAG GTTTGATGATCTGATGGCCAATATTCCACTGCCCGAGTACACAAGGAGAGATGGCAAACTAAACTTGGCCTCCAGGCTGCCAAACTATTTTGTGAGGCCAGATCTCGGTCCCAAGATGTATAATGCTTACG GATTGATTACTCCAGAGGACAGGAAATACGGGACAACAAATCTTCACTTAGATGTGTCTGATGCAGCTAATGTCATGGTGTATGTGGGAATTCCCAAAGGACAGTGCGACCAAGAAGAAG AAGTCCTTAAAACCATCCAAGATGGAGATTCTGATGAACTCACAATAAAGCGGTttattgaaggaaaagagaagccagGAGCCCTCTGGCACATATATGCTGCAAAGGACACGGAGAAAATACGAGAATTCCTTAAAAAG GTCTCAGAAGAGCAGGGTCAAGAAAACCCAGCAGACCATGATCCCATTCATGATCAGAGCTGGTATTTAGACCGATCACTAAGAAAGCGTCTTCATCAAGAGTATGGAGTTCAAGGCTGGGCTATTGTACAGTTTCTTGGGGATGTGGTATTTATCCCAGCAGGAGCTCCACATCAG GTTCATAACTTATATAGCTGTATTAAAGTGGCTGAAGATTTTGTTTCTCCAGAGCATGTTAAACACTGTTTCTGGCTTACTCAGGAATTCCGTTATCTGTCACAGACTCATACCAATCATGAAGATAAATTACAG GTGAAGAATGTTATCTACCATGCAGTGAAAGATGCAGTTGCTATGCTGAAAGCCAGTGAGTCCAGTTTTGGCAAACCCTAG